The sequence CTCATCACCACATGACCTTCCGGCATCAGCACCCTTTCCACCTCACGCAAGATCTGATGGGGATCGGTGGCAAATTCCAGCACATGGGGTAGAAGCAAAAGGTCGATGCTCTGGCTGGCCACCGGCAGGAAATTCAAATCCGCCAGCACGCGCACACCTGGACCGCTGCCAATGCTGGCCCGTAATGGAATACGGCAGGCACGCAGGAAATCGAACTGGGCAAGCCCCAACTGCAGTGCATTGAACCCGAAAATATTGCTGACGGTCTCGTCGTAATAGGCCTGCTCCCGCGCCAGGAGATCAGCACCCAGGGGCGTGGCGAACCAGTCCGCGGCGGTGGAGGTTGACATCGAATGGCCCGGGTCGGATAGTTGATCGGAGGGTCGAATAGGTCCATCTCACGCATCGCGGCTGCGCGCCGGAGCTAAACGTTGGCAACGTCCGAGATCCTGCTCGCTGGGCCGGTTTTTCGCAATCAACGACAGCCATGCTGCACGTCATCCCGCTACCTGCTTTCCAGGACAACTACATCTGGCTTTTGCACGACGGCCGTTCCGCGGCGGTGGTGGACCCTGGTGATGCTACGCCGGTAATGGATTTCCTTGGCGCCCACGACCTGGCGCTCACCGCCATTCTGGTCACCCATCATCATCACGATCACGTCGGCGGCGTCGCTCTACTCGCACGCCGTTTCTCCGTGCCGGTATATGGGCCCGGCGGCGAACCCATTCCCGGGCGCACCGATGTGGCGGATCCTAGGCAGCCCGTCGATCTACCGCATCTAGGCATCGCGTTCCAGGTCCTGGCCGTGCCAGGCCATACCCGCGGGCACGTCGCCTATTATCGCCCAAAGCTCCTGTTCTGTGGCGACACGCTGTTCGGTTGTGGCTGCGGCCGGCTATTCGAAGGCAGTGCGGAACAAATGCACGCATCGCTAGCGCGTCTTGCCGCCTTGCCCGACGATACCGGCGTCTACTGCGCCCATGAATACACCCTGGCCAACATCCGCTTCGCGCTTCAGGTGGAAGCGGACAACGCGGCGCTCCACGCGCGCGAGCAAGAGGCCCGGGCGCGACGCGCGCAAGGATCCCCCACAGTGCCATCCACTCTGGCGCTGGAACGTCGCACCAATCCTTTCCTGCGCGTGACCGAACCCGCTGTGCGTGCCGCCGCCGAGGCCCATGCCGGCCATCCCCTTGCCGATGCCGTGGCGGTATTTGCCGCCCTGCGTGCCTGGAAGGATCGCTTCCGTGCCTGATCGCGCGGGACCAGCCGATTACGCTCGCTTGACCCGGCCCAGTGAGGCCGTTACCATGCCGCATCCCCGCAACGACAAGAACCACAAGCATTCCACCGATGCGAAACGGCCCTCATCGCCGCACGCAACTTGCCACGCTGCTCATCGCAGCCGGTTTGCTCGCCTCGCCCTTGCACGCAGCCGATGAGGCGCTGCGCCTGGCGCAAGTGAGCGGGATGACGCTGCCGGAAACCGCGGATGCCAGCGACGAGGCACCCAGCATCATAAGCATCGAATCCGCTCCCGACGGCATCGAACCGCTGCTCAAAGCCATCGACGAACAAGGTGACCCACGCACCGATCTATGGGCGCGCCTGCGCGCTGGCTTCGCGCTGCCGGAGCTGGACACGCCATTGGTGGCCGAAAACGAAGCGTGGTACGCAGAGCGTCCGGATTATGTGGCACGCATGCTGGAACGCAGCCGACGCTATCTCTTCTACATCGTCGAGGAAGTGGAGCGGCGCGGCATGCCCACCGAGATCGCGCTTCTGCCCATGATCGAGAGCGCCTTCAATCCCCATGCTCTGTCGCGCGCCAAGGCGGCGGGCATCTGGCAATTCATGCCTGCCACCGGCCGCACCTTCGGCCTGCAGCAGAACTGGTGGGTGGACGAGCGGCGCGATGTCCTCGCCGCCACCCGAGCGGCGCTCGATTATCTGCAAAAGCTCTACGCCATGTTCGGCGACTGGCATCTGGCACTCGCGGCCTACAACTGGGGCGAGGGCAATCTCTCCCGCGCCATCGCCCGCAACCAGGCCCAGGGGCTGCCCACGGACTACGTCAATCTGCGCATGCCCGTGGAAACCGCCAACTACGTGCCGCGTCTGCTGGCGGTCAAACATCTCGTCGAACGACCGCAGGATTTTTCCGCAAGGCTGGGGCCGCTACCCAATTCGCCCTATTTCGCCCAGATCACCCTCACCCGTCACATGGACGTGGCACTCGCCGCGCGCTTGGCGGAAATTCCCCTCACGGAATTCCTCTCCCTCAATCCCCATTACAACCGGCCGGTGATCCGTGCCCAGGAACCCACCACGCTGCTGTTGCCCGTGGACAAGGCCGAGGTGTTCGCCCGCAACCTGGAGGGGCATCAGCAGCCTTTGGTGTCCTGGCGCACCTACCAGGCGGGCAAAGGGGAACATCTGGAGGCCATCGCGCGACGTTATGGCATCAGCCCCACCCGGTTACGCGAGGTCAATGGCCTGGGACCGACCGTCCGCAAGCTGGGCCGCGGCCAGCTCCTGCTGGTGCCGGGCACGGCGAGCACCCCGCTTCAAGCTCCGCAGACGACGGCGAAAGCCGAAACGTCGCGGTTGAGCCATACGGTGCGCCGGGGCGAGACGCTCGCCGCCATCGCCCGTCGGCATGGCGTGAGTGTGGCCGAGCTCAAGTCCTGGAATCGCCTCGCCTCCAGCCACCTCACGCCGAACCAGAAGCTCCTGGTCAGTCCGCCGCAAGCGCACACCGAGCAGGCGCGGCGCGATGGTCGAACGCAAGTCGCCGCCGCCAAGTCTGCCAAGCGTGGGCCGCTGCGCTACACGGTCAAGCGGGGCGATACGCTCTACGGCATCGCCCAGCGCTTCGACGTGCAGGTGGATGATCTGCGCCGCTGGAACAAACTGGGCCGCAGCACCCAGCTGCGGCCCGGCGACACGCTGTTGCTCGCCCGAGCCGACCACAGCGGCTGAACCCCTCGCCCATTCATGTCCCACTCACGGGTAGAGGTGACAGGCAACCTTCCGCCCGTCGACTTCCCTTTGCTCCGGATAACGTTCCCGGCACACAGGCATGGCCTGCGGGCAGCGGGGATGG comes from Thiobacter sp. AK1 and encodes:
- the gloB gene encoding hydroxyacylglutathione hydrolase; the encoded protein is MLHVIPLPAFQDNYIWLLHDGRSAAVVDPGDATPVMDFLGAHDLALTAILVTHHHHDHVGGVALLARRFSVPVYGPGGEPIPGRTDVADPRQPVDLPHLGIAFQVLAVPGHTRGHVAYYRPKLLFCGDTLFGCGCGRLFEGSAEQMHASLARLAALPDDTGVYCAHEYTLANIRFALQVEADNAALHAREQEARARRAQGSPTVPSTLALERRTNPFLRVTEPAVRAAAEAHAGHPLADAVAVFAALRAWKDRFRA
- a CDS encoding lytic transglycosylase, whose translation is MRNGPHRRTQLATLLIAAGLLASPLHAADEALRLAQVSGMTLPETADASDEAPSIISIESAPDGIEPLLKAIDEQGDPRTDLWARLRAGFALPELDTPLVAENEAWYAERPDYVARMLERSRRYLFYIVEEVERRGMPTEIALLPMIESAFNPHALSRAKAAGIWQFMPATGRTFGLQQNWWVDERRDVLAATRAALDYLQKLYAMFGDWHLALAAYNWGEGNLSRAIARNQAQGLPTDYVNLRMPVETANYVPRLLAVKHLVERPQDFSARLGPLPNSPYFAQITLTRHMDVALAARLAEIPLTEFLSLNPHYNRPVIRAQEPTTLLLPVDKAEVFARNLEGHQQPLVSWRTYQAGKGEHLEAIARRYGISPTRLREVNGLGPTVRKLGRGQLLLVPGTASTPLQAPQTTAKAETSRLSHTVRRGETLAAIARRHGVSVAELKSWNRLASSHLTPNQKLLVSPPQAHTEQARRDGRTQVAAAKSAKRGPLRYTVKRGDTLYGIAQRFDVQVDDLRRWNKLGRSTQLRPGDTLLLARADHSG